A region from the Wolbachia endosymbiont of Folsomia candida genome encodes:
- a CDS encoding collagen-like protein, with protein MSVNSGDVVFKKTFKIEKGVSLERIYPNLKSKLFNNDMRTLIDDKFFPKYQVLITDTESKRVVGEFPMFGVYFHVLDGSLDKLLKVVYPYHDRPLITSSDCSSDTNCNLKLEVESNTNYYDFLVSGNKGQKLTKSEILGLQNFNLAQYHKAKNNDHFFQVRPASNSILQDARKDKAIQYSAELHDTDSKTTYSLPSKYCMFNDNNQIVVCKTDTCRIVNHPQLNHNYYITLIKKQSGYEWYFSNQTGTRKQTALNEVSLPNFSLDEINIDRTLLKEMELEYRLDALEKESSFEGDIEITDRDARIVAEKLLEKEGRLKHVIYKAHVGGRNLPELLVPELMRDETFKSEVMNTVRMTFTTLPTDVAKEHELQMKVAAELRANPGSVKGSKGDKGDIGPPGTPGSAGATANQVADLLVNQKADQLGKAVLGVKVGGSTSDKDKSKLSAKLAEDIVERLVVDQTKLDTLARAVMQKELSNRAEDQHFSKGVAHFFGENVKRNDVLKAIVKGDRGEQGTPGLPGKDGAPGIRGLPGQKGATGSRGSAGSKGQEGSQGKQGPEGPQGIQGIQGLPGPEGPTGPRGERGEEGAPGAPGPPGPKGAAGSRGTAGLQGPVGKDGRPGHEGEKGDQGPPGREGFPGLDGKDGKDADPVEVAEKLVATKADKLGAAVLDATGSNGNLATQVANKVNLSPQDLVNRIDVIKLTEGVVNKLTEVEAKQITNTTVNAITSNATKKNNPDPDAFKKYEKFAEKLAELLLQRSAMDQSSADTLVRNKVSDWALAKYLLIHGGLSTKDKAFLLAEEKVSREKLSEYLLEYAGLQNNQNEASAAIDHLLSHFFNTRAGAVTAALRSNPGRARGPKGEQGEQGERGDDGHEGPEGPRGERGEEGTQGIPGLQGPIGKDGAQGKHGPEGPQGIQGIQGLRGDQGPIGQDADLSEIAHRLAHRLKRPLKGEHGPEGIRGERGDDVLSEQSLDSRLSRSPEFQQKLQLRVTQGESYDQDKNQANIELEMEGKSVVIATFLEIGYFFKNDDLYIRNHIKGENILIPKNFHFLKVVEDGLDNYNLAFCNNLGNLFFDHKKYDPEYADLPEEHKLIDLKYIKNAANIDLSKYYYHTNTPLFAVTQGELEGHSLEDYRADVYEIAKDKKIGTLIDEFGFFENGKFHHMDHHHGSDQHSEELDVRIQDHEGNFQIEGNTVHPITLYDGHLDLVDYLGYLVNL; from the coding sequence ATGTCAGTAAACTCAGGCGATGTAGTTTTCAAGAAGACATTTAAGATTGAAAAAGGAGTAAGCTTAGAAAGAATATATCCTAATCTGAAGAGCAAACTTTTCAATAATGATATGCGTACTCTAATAGATGATAAATTTTTTCCTAAGTATCAAGTACTGATAACAGATACAGAAAGTAAAAGGGTTGTTGGTGAATTTCCTATGTTCGGTGTTTATTTTCACGTACTTGATGGCTCTCTTGATAAGCTTCTTAAAGTTGTTTACCCTTATCATGATAGGCCATTAATAACTTCTAGCGATTGTAGCAGTGATACCAATTGTAACTTAAAATTAGAAGTAGAGAGCAATACAAATTACTATGATTTTTTGGTTAGTGGTAACAAAGGTCAAAAATTAACGAAGAGTGAGATATTAGGATTACAGAACTTTAATCTTGCGCAGTATCATAAAGCTAAAAATAATGATCATTTTTTTCAAGTAAGACCTGCTAGTAATTCTATATTACAAGATGCTAGAAAGGATAAAGCAATACAATATTCAGCAGAATTACATGATACAGATTCTAAAACGACTTATTCCCTTCCATCAAAATATTGTATGTTTAATGACAACAATCAAATCGTGGTATGTAAGACTGACACGTGCAGGATAGTAAATCATCCCCAATTAAATCATAACTATTATATAACATTAATAAAGAAGCAAAGTGGCTATGAATGGTACTTTTCGAATCAAACTGGAACTAGAAAACAGACTGCACTCAATGAAGTGTCTTTACCGAATTTTTCTTTAGATGAAATAAACATAGACCGCACTTTGCTCAAGGAAATGGAGTTGGAATATCGACTAGATGCATTAGAAAAGGAGTCAAGCTTTGAGGGAGATATTGAAATAACAGATCGTGACGCTAGAATAGTTGCGGAGAAATTACTCGAAAAAGAAGGTAGATTAAAACATGTGATATATAAAGCGCATGTTGGTGGCAGGAATTTGCCTGAGCTGCTTGTACCAGAATTAATGAGAGATGAAACCTTTAAAAGTGAGGTAATGAATACTGTCAGAATGACTTTCACAACACTACCAACAGACGTGGCAAAGGAACATGAGTTGCAAATGAAAGTTGCAGCTGAATTAAGAGCTAATCCTGGAAGTGTAAAGGGTTCCAAAGGCGATAAGGGGGATATAGGTCCTCCTGGCACTCCTGGTTCTGCTGGAGCAACTGCAAATCAAGTTGCTGATTTATTAGTTAATCAAAAAGCAGATCAATTAGGGAAAGCAGTCCTTGGTGTGAAAGTTGGTGGAAGTACTTCAGATAAAGATAAGAGTAAATTATCAGCGAAACTAGCAGAGGATATTGTAGAGAGGTTAGTTGTTGATCAAACAAAATTAGATACTTTAGCACGAGCTGTAATGCAAAAAGAGCTTAGTAACAGAGCAGAAGATCAGCACTTCTCAAAAGGAGTAGCCCATTTTTTTGGAGAGAATGTAAAAAGAAATGATGTTCTAAAAGCGATAGTTAAAGGAGATAGAGGTGAGCAAGGTACGCCAGGTTTGCCAGGTAAAGATGGTGCACCAGGGATCCGAGGCCTTCCTGGTCAAAAAGGAGCTACAGGTTCAAGAGGTTCAGCAGGTTCTAAAGGGCAAGAGGGTTCGCAGGGTAAACAGGGGCCTGAAGGACCACAGGGTATACAAGGCATTCAAGGTCTTCCTGGCCCAGAAGGACCTACAGGCCCACGTGGTGAAAGAGGAGAGGAAGGCGCTCCAGGTGCTCCAGGTCCTCCAGGTCCAAAAGGAGCTGCAGGCTCAAGAGGTACAGCAGGTTTACAAGGTCCAGTAGGAAAAGATGGTAGGCCAGGTCATGAAGGTGAGAAAGGAGACCAAGGTCCGCCAGGAAGAGAAGGTTTTCCTGGTCTTGATGGCAAAGATGGAAAAGACGCAGATCCTGTGGAAGTTGCTGAAAAATTAGTTGCTACCAAAGCAGATAAATTGGGTGCAGCAGTGCTTGATGCAACAGGTAGTAATGGTAACCTTGCAACTCAGGTTGCTAATAAAGTGAATCTCAGCCCGCAAGATCTTGTAAATAGAATTGATGTAATAAAATTAACTGAAGGAGTAGTGAATAAATTAACTGAAGTGGAAGCAAAACAGATTACAAACACTACTGTGAATGCAATAACAAGTAATGCTACAAAGAAAAACAACCCTGATCCCGACGCTTTTAAGAAATATGAAAAATTTGCAGAAAAACTTGCTGAGTTGCTTTTGCAGAGGAGTGCTATGGATCAATCCAGTGCTGACACTCTTGTAAGAAATAAAGTCAGTGATTGGGCACTGGCTAAATATCTTCTTATACACGGTGGATTAAGTACAAAAGACAAAGCTTTTTTGTTGGCAGAGGAAAAAGTAAGTAGGGAAAAATTATCTGAGTATTTGCTTGAGTATGCTGGCTTACAAAATAACCAAAATGAAGCTAGTGCAGCTATTGATCACCTCCTTAGCCACTTTTTCAACACTAGAGCAGGTGCTGTTACGGCAGCGTTAAGGAGTAATCCTGGAAGGGCAAGAGGTCCAAAAGGTGAGCAAGGGGAGCAAGGGGAGAGAGGAGATGATGGCCATGAAGGTCCTGAAGGCCCACGTGGTGAAAGAGGGGAGGAAGGCACTCAAGGAATTCCAGGACTGCAAGGCCCAATAGGGAAAGATGGTGCGCAGGGTAAACATGGGCCTGAAGGGCCACAGGGAATACAAGGTATTCAAGGTCTTAGAGGTGATCAAGGCCCAATTGGACAAGATGCAGATCTTTCAGAAATTGCACATAGATTAGCTCACAGGTTAAAACGACCATTGAAAGGAGAGCATGGTCCTGAAGGAATACGTGGTGAGAGGGGAGATGATGTTCTTTCAGAGCAATCTCTAGACTCTAGATTGAGCAGGAGCCCAGAATTTCAGCAAAAACTTCAATTAAGAGTCACGCAGGGGGAATCTTATGATCAAGATAAAAATCAGGCAAATATTGAGCTGGAAATGGAAGGAAAAAGCGTTGTTATCGCAACTTTTTTAGAAATTGGATATTTTTTCAAAAATGATGACCTATATATACGTAATCATATAAAAGGCGAAAATATATTAATTCCAAAAAATTTTCACTTTCTCAAAGTTGTTGAAGATGGCCTTGATAACTACAACTTAGCTTTCTGTAATAATCTTGGAAATTTATTTTTTGACCACAAAAAGTACGATCCGGAGTATGCAGACTTACCAGAAGAGCACAAATTAATTGACCTAAAATATATAAAAAATGCAGCAAATATTGATTTGAGCAAGTATTATTATCACACCAATACACCATTATTTGCAGTAACGCAAGGCGAACTCGAAGGGCATTCTCTTGAGGATTACAGAGCTGACGTGTATGAAATTGCAAAAGATAAAAAAATAGGCACTTTAATCGACGAATTTGGGTTTTTTGAGAATGGTAAATTTCACCATATGGATCATCATCATGGATCTGATCAACATTCTGAAGAGCTGGATGTTAGAATTCAGGACCACGAAGGTAATTTTCAAATTGAAGGCAATACCGTCCATCCAATCACATTGTATGATGGCCACCTCGACTTGGTAGACTATTTGGGTTATTTAGTTAACTTATAA
- a CDS encoding ClpXP protease specificity-enhancing factor SspB, producing MATSGTIDYKKSLNSIKFQVIKKALDSVSGVDFTPHLEILFFTYFNGVIIPDYLKNSYPMQMLIILQNQFYGLKAFEDKFSVSLSFNGKQEQITIPFFAINEFRDKISGDVLIFDKISIDSDKEHKNEKCTQKSLNSSIISIDQLRDK from the coding sequence ATGGCTACTAGCGGAACAATAGATTACAAAAAGTCCCTTAACTCTATTAAATTTCAAGTTATAAAAAAAGCTTTGGACTCTGTTTCAGGTGTTGATTTCACTCCTCACTTGGAAATATTATTTTTTACATATTTTAATGGTGTAATCATACCAGACTATTTAAAAAATTCATACCCCATGCAAATGCTCATTATATTGCAGAATCAATTTTACGGCTTAAAAGCTTTTGAAGATAAGTTTAGCGTCAGTTTAAGCTTTAATGGAAAACAAGAGCAAATTACCATACCGTTTTTTGCTATCAACGAATTTCGTGACAAAATTTCAGGAGATGTCCTCATATTTGATAAAATCAGTATAGATTCTGATAAAGAGCACAAAAATGAAAAATGTACTCAAAAATCCTTAAATAGCAGCATTATATCAATAGACCAGCTCCGTGATAAGTAG
- the glmU gene encoding bifunctional UDP-N-acetylglucosamine diphosphorylase/glucosamine-1-phosphate N-acetyltransferase GlmU gives MSKVHTVIVLAAGHGKRMNSSVPKVLHKIGNFSMLEHVVQSSKQLRPENIAVVVDQPLVEKLQGFKDIRLITQESMLGTGDAVRTAMRNLKELPDLGIVVIQYADTPLIKSSTITKMVNCLKDNALVCLGFKDHNKEYGRLILENGSLKEIVEAKDSRDSNGEFLANAGVMVAYAKNLCELVEKIECNNSTHEYYLTDIVSIAVKNDLKVGYVVTDGEEATGVNNRNDLLKAEFYFQENKRKFFTDSGVTLIAPETVFFSLDTHIARDSIIDPYVVFGPGVKIEPGAKIMSFSHLENCLIKSGATIGPFARISKSTTIGENSVIGNFVEVKTSEVGENTKVKHLSYIGNTKVGQGSNIGAGTVVCNYDGKNKHETNIGNNCFIGANSSLIAPLNVHDNSKVAAGSVIVEDVPEKSLAIARERQVIKKIK, from the coding sequence GTGAGTAAAGTTCATACAGTAATTGTACTTGCTGCTGGTCATGGCAAGAGAATGAATTCAAGTGTACCGAAGGTTCTGCACAAAATAGGTAACTTTTCTATGCTTGAACATGTGGTTCAGAGTTCAAAACAGTTAAGACCTGAGAATATAGCGGTTGTAGTTGATCAGCCATTAGTTGAAAAATTGCAGGGCTTTAAAGATATACGGCTAATTACACAAGAGTCAATGCTAGGCACGGGTGATGCGGTTAGAACTGCAATGAGAAATCTCAAAGAACTGCCAGATCTTGGCATTGTAGTTATTCAGTATGCGGATACTCCACTTATCAAAAGCAGCACAATAACCAAGATGGTTAATTGTTTAAAAGATAATGCTCTAGTATGTCTTGGTTTTAAGGATCACAATAAAGAATACGGTAGGCTAATTCTTGAGAATGGCTCCTTAAAAGAGATCGTAGAAGCAAAGGATAGTAGAGATAGTAACGGAGAGTTTTTAGCAAATGCTGGAGTAATGGTTGCATATGCAAAAAATTTGTGCGAATTAGTAGAGAAAATAGAGTGTAATAACTCAACTCATGAATATTATTTGACTGATATAGTCTCCATTGCAGTGAAAAATGATTTGAAGGTTGGTTATGTTGTTACAGATGGAGAAGAGGCAACAGGAGTAAATAATAGAAATGACCTTCTAAAAGCTGAATTTTACTTTCAAGAAAATAAAAGAAAATTTTTCACCGACTCGGGAGTAACATTGATTGCTCCAGAAACTGTTTTTTTTTCTCTTGACACACACATTGCTAGAGATTCAATTATTGATCCATACGTTGTTTTTGGTCCTGGTGTGAAAATAGAGCCTGGTGCAAAAATAATGTCATTTTCACATTTAGAGAATTGTCTGATAAAAAGTGGTGCTACTATTGGTCCATTTGCAAGAATAAGTAAAAGCACAACTATAGGTGAAAATTCAGTAATAGGGAATTTTGTGGAAGTAAAAACAAGCGAAGTTGGTGAAAATACTAAGGTAAAACATTTAAGCTACATAGGAAATACTAAAGTAGGGCAGGGGAGTAATATTGGTGCCGGAACAGTTGTTTGTAACTATGATGGAAAAAATAAGCATGAAACAAACATAGGCAACAACTGCTTTATTGGTGCAAACAGCTCACTCATTGCACCACTTAACGTTCACGATAATTCTAAAGTTGCTGCAGGCAGCGTTATAGTTGAAGATGTGCCAGAGAAAAGCCTTGCAATAGCAAGAGAAAGACAGGTGATTAAGAAAATAAAATAA
- the pheS gene encoding phenylalanine--tRNA ligase subunit alpha has translation MDKELLGEIPLLEDKAVSEIEIASSLQDLEKVRLSYLGKKGAVKAYFDSLKEIENTEEKRNLGEIINALRDRLDCLIKSRESILKAEEINSKLQNEAVDITLPVRPEKIGKIHPLSKVINEVKLIFAHMGFKAVDGPDIEDEFHVFDALNTPSHHPAREEQDTFYLKNKMNGKRMVLRTHTSSVQIRTMEKAKSFPIKIVAPGRVYRNDFDATHTPMFHQIEGLYVNENVNMGQLKFTIHHFLNEFFGDKGLKIRFRNSFFPFTEPSAEVDISYKGSKWIEVLGCGMVHPNVFQNVGIDHTKYNGFAFGIGIERLAMLKYQIDDLRSFYDNKINWLNHYGFNFSSLG, from the coding sequence ATGGATAAAGAACTACTTGGTGAAATACCTTTGCTTGAAGATAAGGCAGTTTCTGAAATTGAAATTGCTTCTTCTTTGCAAGATTTAGAAAAAGTTAGGCTGTCATATTTAGGAAAAAAGGGAGCAGTGAAAGCCTACTTTGATAGTTTAAAAGAGATAGAAAATACGGAAGAAAAACGTAACTTGGGTGAAATTATCAATGCTTTACGTGATAGATTGGATTGCCTGATAAAAAGTAGAGAAAGTATACTAAAGGCAGAGGAAATTAACTCTAAATTGCAAAATGAAGCAGTTGATATCACGTTGCCTGTTAGGCCAGAAAAAATTGGCAAGATTCATCCACTCAGCAAGGTTATAAATGAAGTGAAACTCATTTTTGCACACATGGGTTTTAAGGCAGTTGATGGTCCAGACATTGAAGATGAGTTTCATGTGTTTGATGCACTAAATACTCCGAGTCATCACCCTGCTCGAGAAGAACAAGACACCTTTTATTTAAAAAACAAAATGAATGGCAAAAGAATGGTGCTTCGCACTCATACATCGTCTGTGCAGATTAGAACTATGGAGAAAGCAAAAAGTTTTCCGATTAAAATTGTTGCACCAGGTAGAGTATATAGAAATGATTTTGATGCAACTCACACTCCAATGTTCCATCAGATAGAAGGATTATATGTCAATGAAAATGTCAATATGGGACAGTTAAAATTTACTATTCATCACTTTCTTAATGAGTTTTTTGGAGATAAGGGACTAAAGATACGGTTTCGAAATAGTTTTTTTCCGTTTACTGAGCCTTCTGCAGAGGTGGATATAAGTTATAAGGGTAGCAAATGGATAGAAGTGCTTGGATGCGGAATGGTGCATCCAAATGTTTTTCAGAATGTTGGGATAGACCATACTAAGTACAATGGCTTTGCATTTGGTATTGGCATAGAAAGGTTGGCAATGCTGAAATATCAAATTGATGACCTAAGAAGCTTTTATGACAATAAAATCAATTGGCTTAATCATTACGGGTTTAATTTTTCATCTCTAGGGTGA